The following coding sequences lie in one Paenibacillus durus ATCC 35681 genomic window:
- a CDS encoding helix-turn-helix domain-containing protein — MGKRLKEEERLKVVKEALAGVKVGVLSRMYDIHPETIRGWIRDHRDSIPPEDIPVADEHLQELQRLQDVEQRYEKAMKVLGEKELELEILRELLKKKDPAYPKNSK, encoded by the coding sequence ATGGGAAAGAGGCTGAAAGAGGAAGAACGGCTTAAAGTTGTTAAGGAAGCGTTAGCTGGAGTTAAGGTGGGGGTATTATCCCGCATGTATGACATCCATCCAGAAACCATACGCGGGTGGATTAGGGATCATCGTGACTCCATTCCACCCGAAGATATTCCGGTTGCAGATGAGCATCTGCAAGAACTTCAGCGACTGCAGGATGTGGAACAGCGCTACGAAAAGGCCATGAAGGTGCTCGGGGAAAAAGAACTGGAGCTTGAGATTCTGCGAGAACTGCTAAAAAAGAAAGACCCCGCTTATCCGAAAAATTCGAAGTAG
- a CDS encoding NAD-dependent epimerase/dehydratase family protein, producing the protein MRYIVTGAGGFIGSSLCEQLRREGHEVVRIFRSLPEHAADPGRRAYEDVAADVLADGFPGLRISGDAVIHLAAANDILSRNGREGIKLSLIGTKNVLDFAVNNEIRQMIFFSTIQVLGSELQGMITEESAVLPENDYAANHAVAELYTEMYARKGLLRAVSIRPTNVYGHFTSPTINRWSLVPACLCREAFFNKTITIRSSGRQRRNFVSVDSVAKATSAVLANFPASYDTLNTGSPLHMTILEAAQCVKEVHDEMYPDPVQLLVQGEEPRQENRFEISLRKLEDWYGFKEHLGAEDFRKEIRLIFLSLERSAQ; encoded by the coding sequence ATGAGATATATAGTTACCGGAGCCGGAGGATTTATCGGGAGCTCTTTGTGCGAGCAGCTTCGCCGGGAAGGCCATGAGGTGGTGCGGATCTTTCGAAGCCTTCCAGAGCATGCGGCCGATCCCGGGAGGAGAGCCTATGAGGATGTAGCGGCGGATGTACTCGCGGACGGCTTTCCCGGACTCCGCATCAGCGGGGATGCCGTCATTCATCTGGCAGCCGCTAACGACATCCTTTCCAGGAATGGCCGGGAAGGAATTAAGCTCTCCTTGATCGGGACCAAAAATGTGCTGGATTTTGCCGTAAACAACGAAATACGGCAGATGATATTTTTTTCGACCATACAGGTACTCGGATCGGAACTGCAAGGGATGATCACGGAAGAATCGGCGGTCCTTCCTGAGAACGATTATGCCGCCAATCATGCGGTGGCTGAACTGTATACGGAAATGTACGCCAGAAAAGGACTGCTGCGTGCGGTCAGCATCCGGCCGACGAATGTGTACGGCCACTTTACGTCTCCGACCATCAACCGCTGGAGCCTGGTCCCGGCCTGCCTGTGCAGGGAAGCTTTCTTTAACAAGACGATTACGATTCGTTCCTCGGGAAGGCAAAGAAGAAACTTTGTCAGCGTCGACAGTGTGGCCAAGGCGACAAGCGCCGTACTGGCGAACTTCCCGGCTTCCTACGATACGTTGAATACCGGTTCCCCACTTCATATGACTATTCTGGAAGCTGCGCAATGCGTAAAGGAAGTTCACGATGAAATGTATCCCGATCCGGTTCAGCTGCTCGTTCAAGGGGAGGAGCCGCGGCAGGAGAACCGGTTCGAAATATCCCTGCGGAAATTGGAGGACTGGTACGGATTCAAGGAACACCTGGGAGCCGAGGATTTCCGGAAGGAGATCCGTCTCATCTTCCTCAGCCTGGAGCGTTCAGCTCAATGA
- a CDS encoding IS3 family transposase, translating to MAWVLRILGLSESTYYDRKKRAARPATKRPPEGQMGRPVPGYSFTVTGEKVSDEQIKEWLLELLEGEEHVYGYKLLAQCIRNRYSVKLNKKKGYRLCKELGILQQSRKRLPSHPRRLPKNRVVTGSNQLWQMDIKYGYIIGQERFFFVLSIIDVFDRMVVRQYRGPVCEAKHAVQTLWRALQSRLQSGEVMPVIRTDNGPQFVSKLFGDTCESLDMIHERIPPRTPNMNAYIESFHSLMERDLFSKREFMTFDEAYEALDQYMDFYNNRKMHGSLKLMPPAKFSEWVKTLEDSSTFHKAM from the coding sequence GTGGCATGGGTTCTGCGCATCCTTGGATTATCCGAATCGACGTACTACGATCGTAAAAAACGAGCTGCCCGTCCGGCAACAAAACGCCCACCAGAAGGCCAGATGGGACGTCCGGTGCCGGGTTACTCCTTCACGGTTACGGGAGAAAAAGTCAGCGACGAACAAATCAAGGAATGGCTGCTTGAGCTCCTCGAAGGCGAAGAGCATGTCTATGGCTACAAACTTCTTGCGCAATGTATTCGTAACCGGTACAGCGTAAAGCTGAACAAGAAGAAAGGATATCGCTTGTGTAAAGAGCTAGGGATTCTTCAGCAATCCCGTAAGCGCCTCCCCTCACATCCACGCCGGCTTCCCAAGAACCGGGTCGTCACCGGGTCCAATCAGTTGTGGCAAATGGACATCAAGTACGGCTACATCATCGGCCAGGAACGTTTCTTTTTTGTACTTAGCATCATTGATGTGTTTGATCGTATGGTTGTTCGGCAGTACAGAGGACCCGTATGTGAGGCCAAACATGCAGTCCAAACCCTATGGCGGGCGCTACAGAGTCGTCTCCAATCCGGAGAAGTCATGCCCGTGATTCGAACGGACAACGGGCCGCAATTCGTCAGCAAGTTATTTGGAGATACCTGTGAAAGCCTGGACATGATTCACGAACGTATCCCGCCGCGGACACCGAATATGAATGCATACATTGAATCCTTTCATAGCTTAATGGAACGCGATCTGTTCAGCAAAAGAGAGTTCATGACCTTCGACGAAGCCTATGAGGCCCTCGATCAATATATGGACTTCTACAACAACCGCAAGATGCATGGCAGCTTGAAATTAATGCCTCCAGCGAAGTTTTCAGAGTGGGTTAAAACGCTGGAAGACTCATCGACATTTCATAAAGCCATGTAA
- a CDS encoding helix-turn-helix domain-containing protein: MISNATIRCEMETYIREQGLTMQSFAEQAGVNRGTLSAIINRNPPRKISVRELDLITKGMGLPEGELYSLYAEECFIQAVPHWRRLKPFLLRCAETGKLDCIGKVLEMLLDNLSHIGEIFATAEQMYEQGYRDASKLLYRCVIESEKYNNSERLAISHYRMFQIAIGKDMEANLRAALQFEPYRKSLPLELLLDSLVELLKIYFFIHNWNHIVKVSDELIEQSQAVFGERKRRKSNSNSLRADTVRLRRSLIHYYGQGYLCKATALQKMGDLEEARIEIARYADLSWLEPANTEEEQEVQKYASWAKANLYTLDILAGRKDTLKEYVEFLRNNPEEILSGLATIIQSANKYDFSIDDILWKFFDEISGFESYNDSVSMERRLRLAIQMSIYYFRRGKFSEGIESCLKALDLAVTTNNQTVFAEAVTLFEAYRAYTGPPHEEVFKTVIEQMRIRTTLKYSMQI, translated from the coding sequence TTGATCAGCAATGCTACGATCCGATGTGAAATGGAAACTTATATTCGGGAGCAGGGACTTACCATGCAGAGCTTTGCGGAGCAGGCCGGTGTCAATCGGGGAACCTTGAGCGCTATCATCAACAGAAATCCGCCCCGCAAAATATCCGTGCGCGAGCTTGATTTGATAACCAAAGGCATGGGTCTGCCCGAAGGGGAGCTCTACAGTCTTTATGCGGAGGAGTGCTTCATTCAAGCTGTTCCGCATTGGCGGCGGCTTAAGCCTTTTTTGCTGCGCTGCGCTGAGACGGGGAAGCTGGATTGTATTGGAAAAGTGCTCGAAATGCTGCTGGACAACTTGTCCCATATCGGGGAGATTTTCGCTACCGCGGAGCAGATGTACGAACAGGGATACCGCGATGCTTCCAAATTATTGTACCGATGCGTGATTGAAAGCGAAAAATACAACAACTCCGAGCGTCTGGCCATCAGCCATTACCGGATGTTTCAGATAGCCATTGGAAAGGATATGGAGGCCAATTTACGGGCGGCTTTGCAGTTTGAGCCTTATAGGAAATCGCTGCCTTTGGAGTTACTGCTGGATTCTCTAGTAGAACTATTAAAAATATATTTTTTTATACATAACTGGAATCATATTGTGAAAGTGTCCGATGAGTTGATCGAGCAATCCCAAGCTGTGTTTGGAGAACGGAAGCGGAGAAAGTCAAACTCCAATTCATTAAGAGCGGATACTGTTCGGCTTCGGCGATCGCTGATTCATTACTATGGCCAAGGCTATCTTTGTAAAGCAACCGCATTGCAAAAAATGGGGGATCTTGAAGAAGCCAGAATAGAGATTGCACGATATGCTGATTTAAGCTGGCTGGAGCCCGCAAACACTGAAGAAGAGCAGGAAGTACAGAAGTATGCTTCATGGGCCAAGGCGAATTTATATACATTGGACATCCTCGCAGGAAGAAAGGATACGCTTAAGGAATATGTTGAATTTTTGAGAAATAATCCTGAAGAGATTTTATCGGGATTGGCAACAATCATTCAATCTGCAAATAAATACGATTTTTCAATAGACGACATTCTCTGGAAATTTTTTGATGAAATTTCTGGATTTGAGAGTTATAATGATTCTGTCAGTATGGAACGGCGATTACGCCTTGCCATTCAGATGTCTATCTACTATTTTCGACGCGGCAAATTCAGTGAAGGCATTGAGAGTTGTCTTAAGGCTCTGGACTTAGCTGTTACGACTAATAATCAGACAGTATTTGCAGAAGCCGTAACTCTTTTTGAGGCATATAGGGCTTATACGGGGCCGCCTCATGAAGAGGTTTTTAAAACGGTGATAGAACAGATGCGAATAAGAACAACTCTAAAATATTCAATGCAAATATAG
- a CDS encoding helix-turn-helix domain-containing protein: MFSEGAFALMESSMIRCKIEFYIRENGLTLQGFAEKCGLNRGTLSAVINRNPPRSISVRELDMISWGMELPEGELYSLYAEECLMQSAPHWRRVKPFLLRCAAIGKLDCIKIVLEKLADDLSYIRGIFVAAEQMFDQGHREASGLLYQCVIECEKYNNSERLAISYYRLLQINIGQDAQVNLRAALRFEPYRSGLPVQHRLDALIELIKIYFSVHNWEQLESLADELIEQSQAVYAERERGKRSSNPSRVEPIRLQKPLIRYFGQGYLCKATALQKMGRYEEAKEAIDCYADLSWLGPADDEEVRQVLQFREWATANSYTQDILMGRQESLEAYVDFLRSHPNEILSGLVTIVQSANKYHFSIDWIINEFADSISGFDQFTDVVNMERRLRFAIQYSIYCVRRGKMKEGMESCLKALALSSTTNSETYFGDLIKEFMHVQKPV; the protein is encoded by the coding sequence ATGTTTAGTGAGGGGGCCTTTGCTTTAATGGAAAGTTCTATGATTCGCTGTAAAATTGAATTTTATATTCGCGAGAATGGGTTGACTCTGCAGGGCTTTGCGGAAAAATGTGGCCTCAATCGTGGAACCTTAAGCGCTGTTATCAACAGAAATCCTCCACGCAGCATTTCTGTGCGCGAACTTGATATGATTTCATGGGGGATGGAGCTTCCGGAAGGTGAGCTATACTCTCTATATGCAGAAGAATGCTTGATGCAGTCTGCTCCCCATTGGCGGCGTGTAAAGCCTTTTTTGCTGCGTTGCGCGGCAATAGGTAAACTGGACTGTATCAAAATTGTACTGGAAAAGCTGGCAGATGACTTATCTTATATCCGAGGTATCTTTGTCGCGGCGGAGCAGATGTTTGACCAAGGCCATAGGGAGGCTTCTGGTTTACTGTATCAATGCGTGATTGAATGTGAGAAATACAATAATTCCGAACGTCTGGCTATTAGTTACTACCGACTATTACAAATAAATATTGGGCAAGATGCGCAAGTCAACTTGCGGGCAGCTCTAAGGTTTGAACCTTATCGGAGTGGGTTGCCTGTGCAGCATCGACTTGATGCTCTTATTGAACTTATTAAGATATACTTTTCCGTACATAATTGGGAACAGCTTGAGAGTTTAGCCGATGAACTGATCGAGCAGTCACAAGCCGTATACGCGGAGCGGGAGCGGGGTAAGAGATCTTCCAATCCGTCCAGAGTGGAGCCGATCCGGCTACAAAAGCCGCTGATTCGTTATTTTGGACAGGGGTATCTCTGCAAAGCGACCGCGCTGCAAAAAATGGGCAGATACGAAGAAGCCAAAGAAGCGATTGACTGTTATGCCGACTTGAGTTGGCTGGGGCCGGCGGATGACGAAGAAGTGAGGCAAGTACTGCAATTTCGCGAATGGGCCACGGCGAATTCCTACACCCAAGACATCCTGATGGGCCGTCAGGAGTCGCTGGAAGCCTACGTTGATTTTTTGCGGAGTCACCCGAATGAAATTTTGTCCGGGCTGGTTACAATCGTTCAATCCGCGAATAAATATCATTTTTCGATAGATTGGATTATAAATGAATTTGCCGACTCGATTTCCGGCTTCGATCAATTCACGGATGTGGTGAATATGGAGCGGCGGCTGCGTTTTGCTATTCAGTATTCCATCTATTGTGTCCGGCGGGGAAAAATGAAAGAAGGTATGGAAAGCTGCCTGAAGGCGCTTGCACTGTCCTCCACGACTAACAGCGAGACTTATTTCGGCGATCTGATCAAAGAGTTTATGCATGTTCAGAAGCCGGTTTAG
- a CDS encoding HD domain-containing protein: MNAELSIPDSSLCTKATELVLELSPQFLFNHSVRTYRFGGLLAQREGMKVDPELFYLASILHDIGLTKRCDHGHSFEVDGADAAEEFLTHHGYPRDKIDIVREAIVLHTSLLAQEKQPEIALVHFGAGFDVGAFHIKDLPSSSVQQILEAYPRLGFKKAFAEVWMSEAKRKPNMLADRVNKEIGFMDILSNAPFEE, translated from the coding sequence ATGAATGCCGAACTCAGTATTCCTGACAGTTCCTTGTGCACAAAAGCGACGGAGCTTGTTCTGGAGTTGTCCCCGCAATTTTTGTTCAATCATTCTGTAAGAACGTACCGCTTTGGAGGACTTCTAGCGCAAAGAGAAGGAATGAAGGTGGACCCGGAGCTATTCTATTTAGCTTCCATTTTGCACGATATCGGCCTGACCAAACGCTGTGACCATGGTCATTCCTTTGAGGTGGATGGCGCGGATGCGGCGGAGGAGTTTCTTACGCATCACGGCTATCCCAGAGACAAGATAGACATCGTCCGTGAAGCGATCGTTCTGCATACTTCTCTGCTCGCACAAGAAAAACAGCCGGAGATTGCTCTCGTTCACTTTGGCGCTGGGTTTGACGTTGGGGCATTCCACATTAAGGACCTGCCTTCCAGCAGTGTACAGCAAATTCTTGAAGCGTATCCCCGTCTTGGATTTAAGAAGGCTTTTGCAGAGGTATGGATGTCTGAGGCCAAACGCAAACCCAATATGCTCGCTGACCGGGTGAACAAAGAAATCGGCTTTATGGATATACTGAGCAATGCTCCATTTGAAGAATAA
- a CDS encoding YybH family protein, producing the protein MEEIRKVIESNNQLFVQAVQQKNATGITDLYTKQAILIPSGSANIQGSEAIHSFWVTMLNSGLTDLALESKEIKAGGEDQVRESGIAHLTLQNGEEEIHPTSGYVVLWRLEDGAWKIDIDIMF; encoded by the coding sequence ATGGAAGAGATTCGTAAGGTCATAGAATCTAACAATCAATTGTTTGTACAAGCTGTTCAGCAAAAAAACGCCACAGGAATCACAGATTTATACACGAAGCAAGCCATCCTGATCCCAAGCGGTTCCGCCAATATTCAAGGCAGCGAGGCTATTCATTCCTTCTGGGTTACCATGCTCAATAGTGGACTGACCGATCTGGCTTTGGAAAGCAAGGAAATTAAAGCCGGCGGGGAAGATCAAGTACGTGAAAGCGGAATTGCTCACTTAACGCTTCAGAATGGCGAGGAAGAAATTCATCCCACCTCCGGCTATGTGGTTTTGTGGAGATTGGAAGACGGGGCCTGGAAAATAGATATTGATATCATGTTCTAG
- the rfbC gene encoding dTDP-4-dehydrorhamnose 3,5-epimerase, translated as MKIIPRRLEGVFEIQLSPLSDHRGQFMRTYDESIFASYGIHRHWIQENQSVSVRKGTIRGLHFQYSPSSETKLVRVATGAVLDVFVDLRKDSPTFGEWDSIELSEDNRAMIYIPRGFAHGFCTLCDHCTVQYKVDRAFSPAEDGGIRWNDPLVAVKWPTETPILSEKDKNQPTLEMFISQNKGLDSV; from the coding sequence ATGAAGATTATTCCAAGAAGGCTGGAAGGCGTGTTTGAAATCCAATTGTCTCCGCTTTCCGATCACCGGGGGCAGTTCATGAGAACCTACGACGAGTCCATCTTCGCCTCTTACGGCATCCATCGGCACTGGATTCAAGAGAATCAATCGGTGTCGGTCCGCAAAGGGACGATCCGGGGACTGCACTTCCAATATTCTCCCAGCTCAGAGACCAAGCTCGTAAGAGTCGCTACCGGCGCCGTGCTTGACGTATTTGTAGATCTGCGGAAAGACTCCCCGACCTTCGGAGAATGGGACAGCATTGAGCTGTCCGAAGACAACCGGGCGATGATCTATATTCCCCGTGGCTTCGCCCACGGTTTCTGCACGCTGTGCGATCATTGCACCGTACAGTATAAAGTAGACCGGGCATTCTCCCCCGCAGAGGATGGCGGCATCCGCTGGAATGATCCGTTGGTCGCTGTGAAGTGGCCTACGGAAACTCCGATTCTCTCTGAAAAAGACAAGAACCAGCCTACGCTCGAGATGTTCATTTCGCAAAATAAAGGTCTTGATTCGGTATGA
- a CDS encoding sugar phosphate nucleotidyltransferase has translation MKGLIVCAGKGTRLRPFTLTRPKTLLPVANKPILFYAIEKLAAEGIHEIGIVIHPSQEKMIRGAAGSGERFGVSLTYLYQQEPRGIADAVAAAEDYIGQSDFILLLGDNLIKEPLKTLIDLLKHSAACILLNHVENPQQFGVAEINETRIISLEEKPRFPKSNLAVVGSYAFKAGIFNYFRALTVSERGELEITDAIQRLIDSGERVAYAITRERCSDVGTSERWLAANSWMMDELYGGKSEIAEESTLVNCTVQAPVAIGPGCALKNCTIGPYVSVMSGARLEECHLAHSILLRNVTISGTGEEVIAGIFGDEASITGTSVKGPIALKIGGDQG, from the coding sequence ATGAAGGGGTTGATCGTCTGCGCCGGAAAAGGCACCCGCCTAAGACCATTTACGCTCACCAGGCCGAAAACGCTGCTTCCTGTCGCCAATAAACCGATTCTGTTCTATGCGATTGAAAAGCTGGCCGCCGAAGGCATTCATGAGATCGGCATCGTGATCCATCCGTCCCAGGAAAAGATGATTCGCGGCGCCGCTGGCAGCGGGGAACGATTCGGAGTATCCCTGACTTACTTGTACCAGCAAGAGCCGCGGGGCATTGCGGATGCGGTGGCCGCAGCCGAGGATTACATCGGACAGAGTGATTTCATTCTGCTTCTCGGCGACAATCTGATCAAAGAACCCCTTAAGACGCTGATTGACCTGCTGAAGCACTCGGCGGCCTGCATCCTGCTGAATCATGTGGAGAATCCGCAGCAGTTCGGTGTTGCAGAAATCAATGAAACCCGCATTATCTCGCTGGAAGAGAAGCCGCGATTCCCTAAAAGCAATCTCGCGGTCGTCGGCAGCTATGCTTTTAAGGCCGGAATTTTTAATTATTTTCGAGCCTTGACGGTTTCTGAACGGGGAGAGCTGGAAATAACGGACGCCATCCAGCGGTTGATCGACAGCGGAGAAAGGGTTGCCTATGCGATAACCCGGGAGCGCTGCTCCGACGTGGGGACCTCAGAGCGGTGGCTTGCGGCCAACAGCTGGATGATGGATGAATTGTACGGAGGGAAGAGTGAAATTGCTGAGGAATCCACTCTGGTCAATTGTACGGTTCAAGCTCCGGTGGCCATCGGTCCCGGCTGCGCATTAAAGAACTGCACGATCGGTCCTTATGTTTCGGTCATGTCAGGAGCCCGTTTAGAGGAATGCCATCTTGCGCACAGCATTCTGCTGCGGAATGTCACAATCAGCGGCACCGGCGAAGAGGTCATTGCTGGCATTTTCGGCGATGAGGCGAGCATCACAGGCACCTCTGTCAAAGGGCCAATCGCCCTTAAGATCGGAGGAGATCAAGGATGA
- a CDS encoding TetR/AcrR family transcriptional regulator, whose translation MRKGAETRENIIRKTAELLNVQGYHGLSISDIMRETGLQKGSIYNHFQNKDEVVLEALDYAVDIVNTRFQEAIAGHTRAYDQLIAAIRVYEHVVEAPPFIGGCPVMNIAAESDDTHEALTERAQKGLTAFVSFVSNILEYGMERGEFKPDIDKRRVANFIVTSIEGGVMISKLFHSNTPIQENNKLLIDFIMQNICK comes from the coding sequence ATGCGAAAAGGAGCAGAGACTCGGGAGAATATTATCCGAAAAACGGCCGAATTGCTCAACGTTCAGGGTTATCATGGACTATCCATTTCTGATATTATGCGTGAAACCGGTCTTCAAAAAGGAAGCATATATAACCATTTTCAAAATAAAGACGAAGTGGTTCTGGAAGCATTGGACTACGCTGTAGACATTGTAAATACCCGTTTTCAGGAAGCGATAGCCGGACATACCCGCGCATATGATCAGCTTATTGCTGCGATCCGGGTGTATGAGCATGTCGTCGAAGCGCCGCCTTTTATCGGGGGGTGCCCTGTCATGAACATCGCTGCTGAAAGTGATGATACCCATGAGGCATTAACGGAAAGGGCGCAGAAGGGGTTAACCGCATTCGTTTCTTTTGTCTCCAACATATTGGAATACGGAATGGAAAGAGGCGAATTTAAGCCGGATATCGATAAGAGAAGGGTTGCCAATTTTATCGTTACGTCCATTGAAGGCGGAGTTATGATCAGTAAGCTCTTTCATTCCAATACGCCCATTCAGGAGAATAACAAACTGTTAATAGATTTTATCATGCAAAATATTTGCAAATGA